A portion of the Hyalangium minutum genome contains these proteins:
- the proC gene encoding pyrroline-5-carboxylate reductase yields the protein MLDKTIAFLGTGNMAEAILKGLLRAGTAKPENIIATGRRPERLEELQRAYGVRTTSDNLAAAREADIIVLSVKPQAMDKLVVQVAPALDHRKLIISVAAGVPIAALERRLGAGARIIRTMPNTPSLVGAGACALARGEHASQEDLAVASRIFQSVGTTTVVDENLLDAVTGLSGSGPAYIFLVIEALSDAGVKVGLPRYTALKLAAQTVLGSAQLLIETNAHPGQLKDQVTSPGGTAIAGLHTLEAGGLRTTLINAVEAATRRAKELGEQFLEKSER from the coding sequence ATGCTCGATAAAACCATCGCCTTCCTCGGCACCGGCAACATGGCCGAGGCCATCCTCAAGGGCCTGCTGCGCGCCGGCACCGCCAAGCCGGAGAACATCATCGCCACCGGCCGCCGCCCCGAGCGCCTCGAGGAGCTTCAGCGCGCCTACGGCGTCCGCACCACCTCGGACAACCTGGCTGCCGCACGCGAGGCGGACATCATCGTGCTCTCCGTGAAGCCGCAGGCCATGGACAAGCTGGTCGTCCAGGTGGCCCCCGCGCTGGACCACCGCAAGCTCATCATCTCCGTGGCGGCTGGCGTGCCCATCGCCGCGCTGGAGCGCCGGCTGGGAGCGGGAGCGCGCATCATCCGCACCATGCCGAACACCCCCTCGCTGGTGGGCGCCGGCGCTTGCGCCCTGGCGCGGGGCGAGCACGCCAGCCAGGAAGATCTGGCCGTGGCCAGCCGCATCTTCCAGTCCGTGGGCACGACCACCGTGGTGGACGAGAACCTGCTGGACGCCGTCACCGGCCTGTCCGGCAGCGGCCCCGCGTATATCTTCCTCGTCATCGAGGCGCTCTCGGATGCTGGGGTGAAGGTGGGATTGCCGCGCTACACCGCGCTCAAGCTCGCCGCCCAGACGGTGCTCGGCAGCGCCCAGCTCCTCATCGAGACGAACGCCCACCCGGGCCAGCTCAAGGACCAGGTGACCAGCCCGGGAGGCACGGCGATCGCTGGCTTGCACACCCTGGAGGCAGGCGGGCTCCGGACCACGTTGATCAACGCGGTGGAGGCCGCCACGCGCCGCGCCAAGGAGCTGGGAGAGCAGTTCCTGGAGAAGAGCGAGCGTTGA
- a CDS encoding peptidase MA family metallohydrolase codes for MSFLLRWLLVLSVFLGASRAVAQEAPPSAHGQGEPALVPTPRPALVKGDVSTPRFRILYTEKSEGVARKLAGEVESVRDAFVRVLGKDWQGITEIRVGVNRAEYEALALPGGAPPKWAVALAYPSHSIILLNALSLSEPEGYVTLRHELAHVALGQFSDTWPRWFQEGMAQHLTGERVNVTHYAALFRAVTQEKVFHFEDLSVEWPDMPSDVEVAYAQSADFVAWLAGHHGPKAMEQLLELVSKHEPFEQAFGKAFRSSLSVEEGTWREGLATRFGWLPLTTSMQLVWLLAPAICVVAYARRRSQLAARLEAMSAEEAAEDAALRVLAAEAAQQGLPPPPETLPDWVEPPPPPPEEPREAAEGENPHDPRTSKPTLH; via the coding sequence GTGAGCTTCCTCCTGCGTTGGCTGTTGGTGCTGTCGGTGTTTCTGGGTGCCTCCCGGGCTGTGGCCCAGGAGGCGCCTCCGAGCGCACATGGCCAGGGAGAGCCCGCCCTGGTCCCCACCCCGCGGCCTGCGCTGGTGAAGGGCGATGTGAGCACCCCGCGCTTCCGTATCCTCTATACGGAGAAGTCCGAGGGCGTGGCCCGGAAGCTCGCCGGTGAGGTTGAGTCCGTGCGCGACGCGTTCGTCCGGGTGCTCGGGAAGGACTGGCAGGGGATCACGGAGATCCGGGTCGGCGTGAACCGGGCGGAGTACGAGGCGCTGGCGCTGCCTGGGGGCGCACCGCCCAAGTGGGCCGTGGCGCTCGCCTATCCGAGCCACAGCATCATCCTGCTGAACGCGCTCAGCCTGAGCGAGCCGGAGGGCTATGTCACCCTGAGGCACGAGCTGGCCCACGTGGCGCTGGGGCAGTTCTCGGACACCTGGCCCCGCTGGTTCCAGGAGGGAATGGCGCAGCACCTGACGGGCGAGCGCGTCAACGTCACCCACTACGCGGCGCTGTTCCGGGCGGTGACGCAGGAGAAGGTGTTCCACTTCGAGGATCTCTCCGTGGAGTGGCCGGACATGCCCTCGGATGTGGAGGTGGCGTACGCGCAGAGCGCGGACTTCGTGGCGTGGCTGGCCGGGCACCATGGCCCGAAGGCGATGGAGCAGTTGCTGGAGCTGGTGTCGAAGCACGAGCCGTTCGAGCAGGCCTTCGGCAAGGCGTTCCGGTCGTCCCTGTCCGTGGAAGAGGGGACCTGGCGCGAGGGGCTGGCCACGCGCTTCGGGTGGCTGCCGCTGACCACGAGCATGCAGCTGGTGTGGCTGTTGGCTCCGGCGATCTGCGTGGTGGCCTATGCCCGCCGCCGCAGTCAACTGGCCGCCCGCCTGGAGGCCATGTCCGCCGAGGAGGCCGCCGAGGACGCCGCGCTCCGTGTGCTGGCCGCCGAGGCCGCGCAGCAGGGCCTCCCTCCTCCGCCGGAGACCCTCCCTGATTGGGTGGAGCCGCCGCCGCCGCCGCCGGAGGAGCCCCGGGAAGCCGCGGAGGGCGAGAACCCTCACGATCCGCGGACCTCCAAGCCCACGCTCCACTGA
- a CDS encoding DUF167 domain-containing protein, with protein MAKPWLKPLPDGVELALLIQPRASRTRVVGEHDGLLKIQLAAPPVDGEANAALVEFLAKQLGIPRRQVELLAGDASRRKRVALRGVDAPQVEAVMSGGT; from the coding sequence GTGGCGAAGCCCTGGCTCAAGCCCCTGCCGGATGGCGTGGAGCTGGCGCTGCTCATCCAGCCGCGCGCCTCTCGCACGCGCGTGGTGGGCGAGCATGATGGGCTGCTGAAGATCCAGCTGGCGGCGCCTCCCGTGGATGGCGAGGCCAATGCCGCCCTGGTGGAGTTTCTGGCCAAGCAGCTGGGCATCCCCCGAAGGCAGGTGGAGCTGCTCGCGGGTGACGCGTCGCGTCGCAAGCGGGTCGCACTTCGTGGAGTTGATGCCCCACAGGTCGAGGCTGTTATGTCTGGGGGAACGTGA
- a CDS encoding response regulator — protein MDVLPILLVEDNNADAEALHRVVKMLRLPLEIKRCTTGACALDYLHLRGKHSEKAEAPRPAFILLDYHLPDMSGDEVLEAIKREERLKSIPVIAFSGATDPRNVQSMYQEGASSFVPKPRDADALQHTAEKMMAYWLALVLLPEEKTP, from the coding sequence ATGGACGTGCTGCCCATTTTGCTGGTCGAGGACAACAACGCGGATGCCGAGGCGCTCCACCGGGTGGTGAAGATGCTGAGGCTGCCGCTGGAGATCAAGCGGTGCACCACGGGGGCCTGCGCGCTGGACTACCTGCATTTGCGCGGCAAGCACTCGGAGAAGGCGGAGGCGCCGCGGCCTGCGTTCATCCTGCTCGACTACCACCTGCCGGACATGAGCGGGGATGAGGTGCTCGAGGCCATCAAGCGCGAGGAGCGGCTGAAGTCCATCCCCGTGATTGCGTTCTCGGGAGCGACGGATCCGCGCAACGTCCAGTCCATGTACCAGGAAGGGGCGAGCTCGTTCGTGCCCAAGCCTCGGGACGCCGACGCGCTGCAGCACACGGCGGAGAAGATGATGGCCTACTGGTTGGCCCTGGTGCTGCTGCCGGAGGAGAAGACTCCGTGA
- a CDS encoding PAS domain-containing hybrid sensor histidine kinase/response regulator yields the protein MSDPPEPVEQKQERRVTEERYRALFESIDDGFCLLQLLFDRSNRPVDYRFLETNAAFEEHTGLRNAVGKTAREMVPHLDESWFLLYGKVALTGEALRFENHAPAMGRWFEVYANRVGAPELRQVALVFKNITERKVAEAKLQESEARFRNMADHAPVMLWVTDTQAQCTYLNQQWYDFTGQTEATGLGVGWLQAIHPEDAPHSEAVFLAANREHKPFRIEYRLRDKDGAYHWAIDAASPRFGPNGEFLGYIGSVIDIEARKQAEEQREQLLRREQAARSQAEEANRLKDEFLATVSHELRTPLAAILGWVQILRTGNLSEEKRERALATVERNARTQAQLIEDLLDVSRILAGKLKLEVSFVELRSVVEQALETVRPAAEARDIRLQAALDSTSGVMGDATRLQQVVWNLLSNAVKFTPKRGRVQVLLERRDSSVEVTVADTGRGIPKHFLPHVFERFRQEDGGTTRQEGGLGLGLSIVKHLVEAHGGSVSVTSEGEGKGAVFVVRLPLAVARSREAYVPPALQEVAERAGLTCPPELTGLRILVVDDEADAREMLRAMLEGCKAVVRTASSAQEGLRVLQEEPQDLLVSDIGMPREDGYTFIRKVRALPMGSSGRLPAVALTAYARVEDRTRALLAGFQSHVPKPVEPIELLAVLASLASRVSG from the coding sequence GTGAGCGATCCACCAGAGCCTGTCGAGCAGAAGCAGGAGCGGCGGGTCACGGAAGAGCGCTACCGCGCGCTCTTCGAGTCCATTGATGATGGCTTCTGCCTCTTGCAGCTGCTCTTTGACCGGTCGAACCGGCCCGTTGACTACCGCTTCCTGGAGACGAACGCCGCGTTCGAGGAGCACACGGGGCTGAGGAACGCCGTGGGCAAGACGGCCCGCGAGATGGTCCCCCACTTGGATGAGTCCTGGTTCCTTCTCTATGGGAAGGTGGCCCTGACGGGCGAGGCCCTGCGCTTCGAGAACCATGCGCCGGCGATGGGGCGCTGGTTCGAGGTGTACGCCAACCGCGTGGGCGCGCCCGAGCTGCGGCAGGTGGCGCTCGTGTTCAAGAACATCACCGAGCGCAAGGTGGCGGAGGCGAAGCTGCAGGAGAGCGAGGCCCGCTTCCGGAACATGGCGGACCACGCGCCCGTCATGCTCTGGGTGACCGATACCCAAGCCCAGTGCACCTACCTCAACCAGCAGTGGTACGACTTCACCGGCCAGACAGAGGCGACGGGCCTGGGGGTGGGGTGGCTGCAGGCCATCCACCCGGAGGATGCGCCGCATTCGGAGGCCGTCTTCCTGGCCGCCAACCGCGAGCACAAGCCGTTCCGGATCGAGTACCGCCTGCGAGACAAGGACGGCGCGTACCACTGGGCCATTGACGCGGCGAGCCCTCGGTTCGGGCCGAATGGAGAGTTCCTGGGGTACATCGGGAGCGTCATCGACATCGAGGCCCGCAAGCAGGCCGAGGAGCAGCGCGAGCAGTTGCTCCGCCGCGAGCAGGCGGCGCGCTCCCAGGCAGAGGAGGCCAACCGCCTGAAGGATGAGTTCCTCGCCACCGTCTCGCACGAGCTGAGGACGCCCCTGGCCGCCATTCTGGGCTGGGTGCAGATCCTGCGTACAGGCAACCTGTCCGAGGAGAAACGGGAGCGGGCGCTGGCGACGGTGGAGCGCAATGCGCGCACCCAGGCGCAGCTCATCGAAGATCTGCTCGACGTCAGCCGCATCCTCGCGGGCAAGCTCAAGCTGGAGGTGTCATTCGTCGAGCTCCGGAGCGTGGTGGAGCAGGCGCTGGAGACGGTGCGCCCCGCGGCCGAGGCCCGGGACATCCGTCTCCAAGCCGCGCTCGACTCCACGAGCGGGGTGATGGGAGATGCCACGCGGTTGCAACAGGTGGTGTGGAACCTGCTGTCCAACGCCGTGAAGTTCACGCCCAAGAGAGGCCGGGTGCAGGTGCTCCTGGAGCGCCGCGACTCGTCCGTGGAGGTGACGGTGGCGGACACGGGCCGGGGCATCCCGAAACACTTTCTGCCGCATGTGTTCGAGCGCTTCCGGCAGGAGGACGGTGGCACGACACGCCAGGAGGGCGGCCTGGGGCTAGGGCTCTCCATCGTGAAGCATCTCGTGGAGGCGCACGGGGGCTCCGTGAGTGTGACCAGCGAGGGAGAGGGGAAGGGGGCCGTCTTTGTCGTGCGCCTGCCGCTGGCGGTGGCTCGGTCGCGAGAAGCCTATGTGCCGCCCGCCCTCCAAGAAGTGGCGGAGAGGGCCGGGCTTACGTGTCCACCGGAGCTGACAGGCCTGCGCATCCTCGTGGTCGATGACGAAGCCGACGCGCGCGAGATGCTCCGCGCGATGCTCGAGGGCTGCAAGGCCGTGGTCCGCACCGCCTCCTCCGCGCAAGAGGGGCTGCGCGTCCTGCAGGAGGAGCCGCAGGACCTGCTGGTCTCGGACATTGGTATGCCGCGCGAGGATGGGTACACCTTCATTCGCAAGGTGCGGGCGTTGCCCATGGGGAGCTCCGGCCGGCTGCCTGCGGTAGCGCTGACGGCCTACGCGCGGGTGGAGGACAGGACGCGCGCGCTGCTCGCGGGCTTTCAGAGCCATGTGCCCAAGCCCGTGGAACCCATCGAGCTGCTGGCGGTGCTGGCCTCGCTCGCGAGCAGGGTGAGCGGGTAG
- a CDS encoding imm11 family protein: MSQRFYRLVDDVYFPRRWHLATPLDGYGHKVDCWDFTKGTPVHLEGHLRIPIERVGRPLDYSEAGLMVPVVHVKTATALTELAPSDVQIIPADVEGQPDQYLVLVATRVIRCIDESASKVQLWKPEDGLPDMVGKYYAVDDLHIDTTQVGNAKVFRPEGWEVALIVSQDIKEALEALITTGANFEAVTS; encoded by the coding sequence ATGTCGCAACGTTTCTACCGGCTCGTCGACGATGTCTACTTCCCGCGCCGGTGGCACCTCGCTACGCCCCTGGATGGATACGGGCACAAGGTGGACTGCTGGGATTTCACGAAGGGAACTCCTGTGCATCTGGAGGGCCACCTCCGCATTCCCATCGAGCGTGTGGGCAGGCCTCTCGACTACTCCGAAGCGGGGTTGATGGTTCCGGTCGTCCACGTCAAAACAGCCACCGCGCTCACAGAGCTGGCACCCTCAGATGTGCAAATCATCCCAGCAGACGTTGAAGGGCAGCCGGACCAGTACCTGGTCCTCGTGGCTACACGCGTGATCCGCTGCATCGACGAGAGCGCCTCCAAGGTGCAGCTCTGGAAGCCCGAGGACGGACTCCCTGACATGGTGGGCAAGTACTACGCCGTGGATGATCTGCACATCGATACGACCCAAGTAGGGAATGCCAAGGTGTTCCGCCCCGAGGGCTGGGAGGTCGCCCTGATCGTATCCCAGGACATCAAAGAGGCCCTCGAAGCACTCATCACCACAGGGGCAAATTTCGAGGCGGTCACAAGCTGA
- a CDS encoding DivIVA domain-containing protein, with protein sequence MKITPLDIRQKRFDTALRGFSRREVEAYLELLAGEFEEVVKENISLKEELKRAQLRIEQYQERERTLQETMVTAQKISEDLKAASKKEAEIIIADAEHQAEKIVHGAHQKLVQVVEDINELKRQRTQFESQVRSVVEAHRKLLETFSGPTFADRDYARIEDNVAFLSQKKANGGE encoded by the coding sequence ATGAAGATCACCCCGCTCGACATCCGGCAGAAGCGGTTCGACACCGCCCTCCGCGGCTTCTCCCGCCGCGAGGTGGAGGCCTACCTGGAGCTGCTGGCCGGCGAGTTCGAAGAAGTGGTGAAGGAGAACATCTCCCTGAAGGAAGAGCTCAAGCGGGCTCAGCTGCGCATCGAGCAGTACCAGGAGCGCGAGCGCACCCTCCAGGAGACGATGGTCACCGCCCAGAAGATCAGCGAGGACCTCAAGGCCGCCTCCAAGAAGGAGGCCGAGATCATCATCGCGGACGCCGAGCATCAGGCGGAGAAGATCGTCCACGGCGCCCACCAGAAGCTGGTGCAGGTGGTGGAGGACATCAACGAGCTGAAGCGCCAGCGCACACAGTTCGAGTCCCAGGTGCGCTCGGTGGTGGAGGCCCACCGCAAGCTGCTGGAGACGTTCAGCGGCCCCACGTTCGCGGACCGGGACTACGCCCGCATCGAGGACAACGTGGCCTTCCTGTCGCAGAAGAAGGCCAACGGCGGCGAGTAG
- a CDS encoding stage II sporulation protein M, translating to MAAPLPVFVGKRRPDWESLQGLLARQRAGTLRLEELRTLDTLYRRAAADLAHAQTFYPGTDAHRFLNQLCGQAYAVIYQPPRDRWTAVKDFYRRDFPATLRAEGRFVAVSAAFFILGLLLGSLVVLLEPRGAELLVPEGVRSYVAQGRMWTDDILSVAPPNAVASGIATNNLTVIIFTFASGILFGLGTVFTLVNNGVQIGAITALCAREGMAVQMLDFISAHGPVELSIIVIAGGAGLILGQVLIDPGELPRGQALTLRGRSAVKLVLGCAPFLACIAIVEGFISPGSLFPTAVKAALGLALGGLFWSYLLRAGRTYSAAATSLR from the coding sequence GTGGCCGCTCCCCTGCCCGTCTTCGTCGGCAAGCGGCGCCCGGACTGGGAGTCCCTCCAGGGGCTGCTCGCCCGCCAGCGCGCGGGCACCCTGCGGCTGGAGGAGCTGCGCACGCTCGACACGCTTTACCGCCGCGCCGCCGCGGATCTCGCGCACGCGCAGACGTTCTACCCGGGCACGGACGCGCACCGCTTCCTCAACCAGCTCTGCGGCCAGGCCTACGCCGTCATCTACCAGCCCCCGCGGGACAGATGGACCGCGGTGAAGGACTTCTACCGCCGCGACTTCCCCGCCACCCTGCGCGCCGAGGGCCGCTTCGTCGCCGTGAGCGCGGCCTTCTTCATCCTCGGCCTGCTGCTGGGCTCGCTGGTGGTGCTGCTCGAGCCCAGAGGCGCGGAGCTGCTCGTGCCCGAGGGCGTGCGCTCCTACGTGGCCCAAGGGCGCATGTGGACGGATGACATCCTCTCGGTGGCGCCGCCCAACGCGGTGGCCTCGGGGATCGCCACCAACAACCTCACCGTCATCATCTTCACCTTCGCCTCGGGCATCCTCTTCGGCCTGGGCACGGTGTTCACCCTGGTCAACAACGGCGTGCAGATCGGCGCCATCACCGCGCTGTGCGCCCGCGAGGGCATGGCCGTTCAGATGCTGGACTTCATCTCCGCTCACGGCCCTGTGGAGCTGTCCATCATCGTCATCGCCGGCGGCGCGGGGCTGATCCTCGGCCAGGTACTGATCGATCCAGGAGAGCTGCCGCGAGGCCAGGCACTGACGCTGCGCGGACGGTCCGCGGTGAAGCTGGTGCTCGGGTGCGCGCCCTTCCTGGCGTGCATCGCCATTGTGGAGGGCTTCATCTCCCCGGGCAGCCTCTTCCCCACCGCGGTGAAGGCCGCGCTGGGGCTGGCGCTCGGGGGGCTCTTCTGGAGCTACCTGCTGCGCGCCGGGAGGACCTACTCGGCGGCCGCCACCAGCTTGCGCTGA
- a CDS encoding RDD family protein, with the protein MASASSPSLDVATPERVSLTLPVAGIGYRCLAWLVDATILFFFWVIAYFVFSVLVSDVLGLLQGLSGLVQTLLAVGIFATQWMYWTLSEVFLHGQTPGKRLLGIRVVRMDGSPVGLYESAMRNLLRAVDFLPAFYATGSISMLFTKQHRRLGDLLAGTLLVREELFNLDKYTAPAPASPETAAASGAPGRLASEEVELILAYLERTPWLEPDARRRLGLGLVERFGGLAEAERATVTASQESLEGFLRARAQGAR; encoded by the coding sequence ATGGCTTCTGCTTCCTCTCCCAGCCTCGATGTCGCCACACCCGAGCGAGTGTCCCTCACGCTGCCGGTGGCCGGAATCGGCTACCGGTGCCTGGCATGGCTCGTGGACGCGACAATCCTCTTCTTCTTCTGGGTGATTGCGTACTTCGTCTTCTCGGTGCTGGTCTCCGACGTGCTCGGCCTGCTCCAGGGCCTGTCCGGACTGGTCCAGACGCTGCTGGCCGTGGGCATCTTCGCCACGCAGTGGATGTACTGGACGCTCAGCGAGGTGTTCCTCCACGGACAGACGCCGGGCAAGCGGCTGCTGGGCATCCGCGTGGTGCGCATGGATGGCTCGCCCGTGGGCCTCTACGAGAGCGCCATGCGCAACCTGCTGCGCGCCGTGGACTTCCTCCCCGCCTTCTACGCCACGGGCAGCATCAGCATGCTCTTCACGAAGCAGCACCGCCGGCTCGGGGATCTGCTCGCGGGCACGCTCCTGGTGCGCGAGGAGCTCTTCAACCTGGACAAGTACACCGCTCCCGCCCCGGCCTCGCCGGAGACCGCCGCGGCCTCCGGAGCCCCCGGCCGGCTGGCCTCGGAGGAGGTGGAGCTGATCCTCGCCTACCTCGAGCGCACCCCGTGGCTGGAGCCGGATGCACGGCGGCGGCTGGGCCTGGGCCTCGTGGAGCGCTTCGGCGGCCTGGCCGAGGCGGAGCGTGCCACCGTCACCGCGTCCCAGGAGTCGCTCGAGGGCTTCCTCCGGGCCCGCGCCCAGGGAGCCCGGTAG
- a CDS encoding HEAT repeat domain-containing protein, whose protein sequence is MRHLLLAGFLLAAPTALAQGTAAAPASSESVNSPIGADAALLRGILWATQPAPEEIRTLAIEDLALLGDPRALGPLSAMLWDPNPRIQQATVRAVAAFQHPLAEEILTSVVRSTRLPDALKVQALEGLIYQRTPSARGTVETASRDPRLPLAVQSAALNVAARWGGTK, encoded by the coding sequence ATGCGTCACCTGCTGCTCGCCGGCTTTCTGCTCGCCGCTCCCACCGCGCTCGCCCAGGGCACGGCCGCCGCCCCCGCCTCCTCCGAGTCCGTGAACTCACCCATCGGGGCGGATGCGGCGCTGCTGCGCGGCATCCTCTGGGCCACCCAGCCCGCCCCCGAGGAGATTCGCACCCTGGCCATCGAGGACCTGGCGCTGCTGGGAGATCCCCGCGCCCTGGGCCCGCTGTCCGCGATGCTGTGGGATCCCAACCCGCGCATCCAGCAGGCCACCGTGCGCGCCGTGGCGGCCTTCCAGCACCCGCTGGCCGAGGAGATCCTCACCAGCGTGGTGCGCAGCACGCGCCTGCCGGACGCCCTGAAAGTCCAAGCGCTCGAGGGCCTCATCTACCAGCGCACCCCCTCCGCCCGCGGCACCGTGGAGACCGCCTCGCGCGATCCCCGCCTCCCGCTGGCCGTCCAGTCCGCCGCGCTGAACGTCGCGGCGCGCTGGGGCGGCACCAAGTAG
- the fruA gene encoding response regulator transcription factor FruA, with the protein MALNQIAVRVSMLEGPWSAYKGLAEGLRCEGLQVMSVARDVRALLDSLGTDPPQVAVLDVDADAETAEGCSVADGISLLREARKRRLEVRMLMLSTVSSPEVISQCFEEGASGYLFRVGLGVGAVVNAIQGLVKGERLFPVQLLRNDFEQPPPVAQPSSVLSALTQREREVLAYVAGGADNLKISAHLQIAERTVKSHVTQLYRKLGAENRTQLALRACHLGVRPPPDL; encoded by the coding sequence ATGGCACTGAATCAGATCGCTGTACGTGTATCGATGCTCGAGGGTCCGTGGTCTGCCTACAAAGGGCTGGCTGAAGGCCTTCGGTGTGAAGGGCTCCAGGTCATGTCTGTGGCGCGGGATGTGCGCGCGCTGTTGGACAGCTTGGGGACGGATCCTCCACAAGTGGCCGTGCTGGACGTGGATGCGGACGCGGAGACAGCGGAAGGGTGCTCGGTGGCAGATGGCATCAGTCTGCTGAGAGAGGCCCGCAAACGCCGTCTCGAGGTCCGCATGCTGATGCTCTCCACGGTCAGCTCGCCCGAGGTCATCTCCCAGTGCTTCGAGGAAGGAGCCTCGGGCTACCTGTTTCGGGTAGGGCTGGGAGTGGGTGCGGTGGTCAACGCGATCCAAGGGTTGGTGAAAGGGGAGAGGCTGTTCCCCGTTCAGCTCCTGCGGAACGACTTTGAGCAGCCGCCTCCAGTGGCACAGCCCTCAAGTGTGCTGAGCGCGCTCACACAGCGCGAACGCGAGGTGCTGGCCTACGTGGCGGGAGGTGCGGACAACCTGAAGATCTCCGCGCACCTGCAGATCGCCGAGCGGACGGTGAAGTCCCACGTCACGCAGCTCTACCGGAAGCTGGGAGCGGAGAACCGGACCCAGCTCGCGCTGCGCGCCTGCCATCTGGGGGTGCGCCCGCCGCCTGACCTTTGA
- a CDS encoding tetratricopeptide repeat protein, giving the protein MLRSLLIVCCVLGSFGCASGPKPVPTAATGATRPASAEQTSFLSPAEIMKWMEDSKVSYRIDPKDSPPGGWAEELWPQRVEPVTMPRVVVENGQRVIQEWEEDPKAQEFINQAETHFQAERYAEAAKLYQKALDVCADCYLARAYLGDALLFGGDPAAGLVQYRKAAEANPDDYRLYYFQGSALWRLGRMAEAREAFAWSLVLNPRNPMIRRFFRQNPEVGMAIRGDVLVPRGFAHEEGKEVIVEFDPDYGAAWLAYANCKGLWLGEASHREEMTGTAERHFSSVEELECLASAAMVHASQREKGEEGAMDTSLDGLVAIIEDGMATELVLFEMAARVHPQYVLTLGDADRQRLKNYILRYVLLPTVSL; this is encoded by the coding sequence TTGCTCCGCTCACTGCTGATCGTCTGCTGCGTCCTGGGAAGCTTTGGCTGTGCGTCGGGCCCGAAGCCCGTGCCCACCGCTGCCACGGGAGCTACGCGCCCCGCTTCCGCCGAGCAGACCTCGTTCCTTTCTCCCGCCGAGATCATGAAGTGGATGGAGGACTCGAAGGTCTCCTACCGCATTGATCCGAAGGACTCGCCGCCGGGCGGCTGGGCGGAGGAGCTGTGGCCCCAGCGAGTCGAGCCGGTCACCATGCCCCGCGTGGTGGTGGAGAACGGGCAACGCGTGATCCAGGAGTGGGAGGAGGATCCGAAGGCCCAGGAGTTCATCAACCAGGCCGAGACGCACTTCCAGGCGGAGCGGTACGCGGAGGCGGCGAAGCTCTACCAGAAGGCGCTCGACGTCTGCGCGGACTGCTACCTGGCGCGCGCATACCTGGGCGATGCGCTGCTCTTCGGTGGCGATCCGGCGGCGGGACTCGTGCAGTACCGGAAGGCCGCGGAGGCCAACCCGGATGACTATCGGCTCTACTACTTCCAAGGGAGTGCGCTGTGGCGGCTGGGGCGGATGGCGGAGGCCCGGGAGGCGTTCGCGTGGTCACTGGTGCTCAACCCACGCAACCCCATGATCCGCAGGTTCTTCCGGCAGAACCCGGAGGTGGGCATGGCGATTCGGGGCGATGTGCTGGTGCCCCGGGGCTTCGCGCACGAAGAGGGCAAAGAGGTGATCGTCGAGTTTGATCCGGACTACGGCGCGGCGTGGCTCGCCTATGCCAACTGCAAGGGGCTGTGGTTGGGCGAGGCGTCACACCGCGAGGAGATGACGGGCACGGCCGAGCGGCACTTCTCCTCGGTCGAGGAGCTGGAGTGCCTGGCGTCGGCTGCCATGGTGCATGCGTCGCAGCGGGAGAAGGGCGAGGAGGGCGCGATGGACACCTCGCTGGATGGGCTGGTGGCCATCATCGAGGACGGGATGGCCACCGAGCTGGTGCTCTTCGAGATGGCGGCGCGCGTGCACCCTCAGTACGTGCTCACGCTGGGGGACGCGGACCGGCAGCGGCTGAAGAACTACATCCTTCGCTACGTGCTGTTGCCCACGGTCAGCTTGTGA
- a CDS encoding J domain-containing protein, translated as MSSVAVSWQTLENVEVECTHCGVRMTLHEGSGRRVKYFRCGTCHRWVSSTYTDIFRTDAKLRTHPVKDTTALDASFAAVKDRLDRWLAAVEEKDPYHVLGVSPLDSSEAVRTRYRELAMERHPDRGGSVEKMRELNDAYERILRHRQRKKEEALAQRKLVAAAE; from the coding sequence ATGAGTTCGGTGGCCGTGAGCTGGCAGACGCTGGAGAACGTCGAGGTGGAGTGCACCCACTGCGGCGTCCGGATGACCTTGCACGAGGGGAGCGGGCGGCGGGTGAAGTACTTCCGCTGCGGCACCTGTCACCGCTGGGTGTCGAGCACCTATACGGACATCTTCCGCACGGATGCCAAGCTGCGCACGCACCCGGTGAAGGACACCACCGCCCTGGATGCGAGCTTCGCGGCGGTGAAGGACCGGCTGGACCGCTGGCTGGCCGCCGTGGAGGAGAAGGATCCGTACCACGTGCTGGGCGTGTCGCCGCTGGACTCTTCGGAGGCCGTGCGCACGCGCTACCGCGAGCTGGCGATGGAGCGGCACCCGGACCGCGGCGGCTCGGTGGAGAAGATGCGCGAGCTGAACGACGCGTACGAGCGCATCCTGCGCCACCGGCAGCGCAAGAAGGAGGAGGCGTTGGCTCAGCGCAAGCTGGTGGCGGCCGCCGAGTAG